The Candidatus Saccharimonadales bacterium region AACCCTAACGCTGCGCCCCTTTCGAGCGGTAACAGCTACTCCGACCTCCAAGGTGATATGTCGAACATATCAAACAGCCTCAACCAGGACAGTACTAACATCAACAACAGTACCGGGGCGGTCAATGATCATCAACTAAATGTCAGCGACTAGGGGTTGGCTATGAGATATATGCTTCACGGACTCAAGGAACTCGCCATCGCTGCCGTCGTAGCCTCCAGTCTCTTGGCGATAGGACTCTACGTCGGTAGACCAATACACGTCGCTCTCGCCGCCGATACGACCAACTCGTCCTCCCACACGGGCAGGACGAATAGTGGAAGCTCAGGTGCCGCTACTACGTCCGAGAATATCCCGCCGACCAACAGCCAATCAGTCAACGCCGCAAGCGCTAAGGCGACTGCCGAAGCGGCAGCTCAGGCCGCTCAGCAAGCCAAACAGGCTGAACAACAGGCGGCCCTACAGGCTAAGCAGGCCGCTCAGACTGCCAAAGAGCAGCAACAACTGACGACTCTTCAATCGAAGGCGAACGATGAGATACAGAGACGGCTCGGTAACCTCAACACCCTCTATAATGTCATCTCCCTGGACGTTAAGATGACTAGCTCCGATAAGTCCAGCTTGAATAGTGAGGTCAACGGCACTATCAGCGGGCTGAAGAGCCTACAGACCACTATCGACCAGGCGACCACCCTTCAAGCAGCCTTAACGGCCGCCCAAGGAATTACCACTGAATATCGGGTCTATCTTCTGGTCACACCTCAGATATATATCATCCGGGCGGCAGACGACCAGCAGGTAATAGAAAGTAAGCTGACGACTATCGCCCAGAAGATCCAATCGCATATTAGCGGACTGAGTAACGCCGCCAGTTTCGCATCAACCCTCAGTAATATGAATAGCGAGATAAGCGCTGCACAGTCAATCTCAGTAGCGGTAGATAACGCCGTTATCCCGCTGAACGCTCAGAGCTACGATGCCAACAACTCCGTTCTCGGCGGCTACGTCGGGCAACTTGAGACGGCCCGGGCCGATCTGCTGAAAGCACAGTCTGATGCTCTTTCGATTATCAACCAGCTTAAACCATCTGGATCCGGCTCAGGCACAAGTCCGTCCCCTACCCCATCAACCCCCACGAATTCCTCTTCGTAAGCTAGTAACCGAGAGCCCTGCCGACCTTAACGCCGACCCAAATGCCGGCGATTGTACCGATTGAACCCCAGACTAGCGAAGCCATCCCGAAAGCGCTAGCGTGAAAGAACAGAACCGGAATGTAACCAGCTAGTAAACCTACGACGGTCGCCGTGATATAGATTGACCATTTCACGATCAGCTGCCACCAACGGTGTTACATGAGGGCGCAGTCGAGACGGTGCCATTATCGATCCCGTTCATCCAGCTAATACTGTTGGTAAAGCTGGAATGCATGATGGTGTAGTGGTTGTTTTGAGGGTAGAGAGTGAGAGTGACCGGGCCCTTGCTGGCGGCACAGATGCCTGGCAGGGCGTCTTTCGCCTGAGATGCTAAGACGACGTTGTCCGTCTCTCCTTGCTCGATAAGTTTCGGTGTTGCCGTTGGTTCATCGCCGGTGACGTTCTGGGCCATATCGTCTTGGAGTGAACCGTAGCGACTGCTGGGCAAGGTGCCGCTTCGTAGATCGCTTATGAATTGCGGCGTATAGACTGCCGCGGGGTTAGTCCCCCAGAATGAGATGGCCGTTCCAACGCAATTGCCAAGAACGTTGGCGTCTAAGTTCGACGACCACTTTGGCAACAGGATATTGCTGATGTTGTAGTTGGTATGGTAGTAGTCGCTGTAGCTGACGAGAACGTAGGGTCCGAACCAGTCGAGGGTCGAACCACTCAAGATCCCTTGCAGGGTTTGCTCCACATTAAGAACAGGCGCCCAGACAACAAGCCCAGATATCTTGATGCTCGGCGCGTAACTCGCAGCCAGCGTGTCGGCCCAGAAAGCCGAGTGTCCACCTTGTGAGTAGCCAGCCAGAAAGACCTGACTTGTGTTGAGATGGCCTACTGCCTGTGGCAGTTTCTCAAAGGCTTTGATGCTGTCAAGAACAGCACGTCCTTCAAGCACGCCGACCATATAGTGATGGATGCGAGACGGATCGCGCATGCCCTCATAGTCAGTGATGACCCCGGCAAAACCCTGTGAGGCATAGGCCATCATGACTGATTCATAGTTCCCCCAGTTGCTGATAGCGACATTTTCCAGACTGGCGGCACATTCGTCGCCGATACCTGTCGTGCCCGGTGCCATTCCGAGTATCGGGGCGGCTGTTGAGGTCTGGGGTATATAGGCCCTGGCGTAGACTACGATCGGCTTGTTCTGAGTATCCTGGCTGTAGTAGGTAAAGAGGACCTGGGTGACATTATGCGTACTAGCCGGAACGGTTTTACCGTAATCTTGAGAAGCAAGCGTCGTGACTGTTGAGGCCGGGTATGTCTGGGTGGAGATGATCTGATCGATAGTACCCGGCGTTGGCGGGATGATAGGTTTATTTGTCGTTGGAGACGTCGTCTTGCGTTTCGTCTGAACCGCTACCGTTTTCGCTGCTTTGGATTCGTGACTGATGTGGTAAATGATGATCCCTGCAGCAAAGATCAGCGCCACAAAACCAGCGAGAAAGGCAAAGCGGACCCGCTTCTTATGAAGCTCTTTTTTGGCGTGCGCCCTTTCTTTTGCCGTCTTTCGGCCTCGAGGCGTCGCTGGTTTTTTGCTCTGGGGCATGATCATGATAATTATATGTCATTTCATGTAATGTCACACCATGTATCTCCTGTGTGCCACTGTACTCAAAGCCTAGTTTTTTATAGTACTTATCGAAGTTGTAGGTCACTAAGTCAATCTCCGTCGCGCCCAGCTTACGGAGCGTTTCTTTGGCCTGCTCAACCAATTTCACGCCGATCTTGTCGCCGCGAGCCGTCGGGTCGACGTAGAGCCAATAGATGTAGCCACGCCCGTCAGGCAGCATACCGGCAATTACATAGCCGACCAGTTGCTGTGACTGCTTGGCCAGATAGATAACCCGCTCTTTGCGCAGATAGGCTGTCAGTAAGTGCCGGTGCCGATTCTGTCTGGCTATCAGGTGGCGGTACTCATACGGAAAGTAATGAAAGTCTGTCTCTAGAGCATGCAGGAAGAGACGCCTCAACGAAGCAACCTCACTCGGCCGTAACGGCGTAATGACGACATTAAGAGCTTTTTTGCGACGAGAGCGGAACACGTTCACGATGAATACTATAATGCCTGCTTGGCAATATCACGTCAAAACTAAATGACGTACTGATGCATCAGTAGTAGCAGGTGATGGTAGTGGCTGACGCAGTACCAACCGTCGAGCAGGAGCAGGGCTGGAAAGATGATGAATAGTTCGACGAAGTGCCCAGTTGTGATACGAAGGGCTTTTTCTGGGGGAAGACCGAACTTAGTTGTTATCGGTAGTAACCACGGTACTCCTTCTTTAGTAAAGGAGTCCATGATAAGATGCGACACCATGCCGATCATGAATGCCCACCAGACAATCATGGTGTCGACGCTGTGCATGATAGGGCTTAAGAATTTGAGTAGCGTGAAGGCCAGAAATCCGAACAGAGCCAAGCCAAGAATCGAGTGGGTTAGAAACCGGTGACCGCCCATCAGTGCGTCAGTAAACTTCCCGAGTGGGTGCCCAATAGGCAGGTTCTTCCAAAGAGGTGCTGTCGGCTGATCAATATCAGGCGTTATCCCGCCAATCTGATTCGCAAAGACAGCCACTAGAACAGTCGAGAGAGTGATCGTATGCGGATGCAGGGCAAAGGCGACTGCACCGAGAGCAGTAATCGCTGCCAGATCATGCGTCCGACCCGTCATTACTGGGTGCCAGGGTGCTGAGCCTGGTAGGTGTCGATAGCTTGGACAACCTTACCAGTGCTCTTGAGGTTCTCCCAGAACAGGACTTGGTCGCGAGCGATGTACATGGCGTCTTCAGGTGCGTGAAGTTCGTTACCTAGCTTGGTAAGTGAGATCTTAGAATTGCTGCTGGTACCACCCTGCGGCTGGACGCTCTGCTGGACCTGTAGATAGTAGATGTCGGTCATCTTGACGTAGGTGTTATTAGTGTCAGTCAGCTTGCCAAAGTAAACCTGACCGTTCGTCAAGAAGATGGCTTGAAACTCTCCAGTGTTGATACCGGATGCCGGGTTAGCATTCTTCCACCACATAAAACCTGCGACCAGGACGACAACCACGATAACAACAGCAACGACGAGCTGAGTAGTATTCTTTTTAGCAGACGCTCTCTCCATATACCCCGTACCTCTCTGTGAGACTTAACTTACCAATAAAGTGTAGTAGAAGTGGGTCGATAGCACAAGCACGCAGACTGTGCGGATTGCCACATTTTAACAGTTATAACTACGTTATAATCATAGACATTATAAACGGTGGGCCACGAGTAGAGGGATGACGCTGGTATCAGTTAGAGTTCGGCTAAGGACCTGGTGCGCACTGGTCCCTGTTTCTGCGTACCTGCTTATGGTTGCCCTTGCTCCGGCCTGCGAGGCGATAGTGTATGCCCAAAATGCCGCTATTTCCCAAGGCTACCAAACTAGTGATACGAATGTAGTTCCCGATGCACTTGTCAGCCTGACCAGCCAGGATACAGTTGGTCTGACAACCATCAACAACGTCGAAGAGATGGTCGGGGTGGTTGGCAATAAACCATTAGTAGAGCTCTCTAACTCGACTTCCTCGTCTCAGGTCCAGGTAGTCACCGACGGAACTGCTCCGACCCTTGTCAGCGATATCAATGGGCCAATCAAGACAGGTGATAAGATTACCGCCTCACCCATAGACGGCGTAGGTATGAGGGCTTCGACAGACGGGCAGATCGTCGGTACTGCCCAGGCCAACCTAATGAGTGCCTCTCTCCACAGCGAAACGGTCAAGGACACTGCCGGTCGTGCTGAGACCGTCCATGTGGGAGTCATACCGGTCCAGATTGCCGTCGCCTACTTCACCGTGCCACAACCACTCAAAAAGGCCATTCTACCCATAGAGCTCCAGAACCTGGCAGATGGTCTTGTCGGTAAGAGCGTGTCAGCCACCAGAGCCCTACTTGCATTCATCGTTCTCGGCCTCGGGTTCATCAGCGTCGGCTTGCTGATCTACGCCTCGATACGCTCAAGTATCATTTCGATCGGCCGTAATCCGCTTTCGCATGGTGCTATTAATCACAGCCTCGTTGAGATTGGTAGCATCGCGCTCGGTATTTTACTAGTTATGGTTATTACGATATATTTAATCCTGACAACCTAGGTGGGCAGCGTGGACACAACACAAATCATACTTATCGCAGGAATTCTGGTCATGGCTGGCACCAATACCGTCAGTCTTATCTGGGGTTTCTACGCCAATGAGAAGGCGCACGGTAAGCCGACACCGAAGGTATATAACGTTAACGTCGACGGCGCCAAGGTCTTTCCCGAACTGGACATGGCTAAGGTTGAAGAGGCGGCCCGTCAACAGCTGCTGCAGGTCATCGGCGAATCTTCGTCTTCCCTGCAAAGCTCAGTCAGCAAAACGGTAACCAACCTAAGCAGCCGGATTAACGAAGTTGCCGAAAAGTCACTCGAAGAAGAGACTCAGAAATATCAAGTCAGCCTTCAAGGGCTGCGTGAGTCAAGCATCGCAGAGTTTAATAAACTACAGGCGGAGATCAACGCCCAGAGAAGCAAGCTGCTAGAGGAGCTGACTCGCGAAGTCAGTGAAGCCCAAAAGAAGCAGTCGGAGGCCTTCGCCAAAGAACTCGATGCCCGGCTCAACGACGTGGTATCCAGTTACCTGACTGAGACGCTCGGCAACAACGTCGACCTTGGCGCTCAGACTACGTATATCTTCGACGCTCTCGAAGCTCACAAGGACCAGATCAAACAGGACCTTCAGTTGTGAACGTCAGGCTGCCAGTCGAACTCTACTCTCCCGATCAACTCGGGATTATTATGCTTGAGCTGAGAACGACGATCGACACCCAGCGTGATGCGGCCGTTAAAGCAAAGGTGACCAATCAGGCAGCGACTGGACCGAAGCCGCACCTTTCAGGATTGCTAACCAATACTCTCATCGAGAGCAAGATAGAAACCACAGACATGGCCTCTTTAGAAGAGATGGCCACACAGCTCCGTACCATTAGGGATAAGGCGCCCGTTGCCCATATCATCCTGACTGCCAGCCCGACACCCGCTCTTAAAGCACAGCTCGTCAGATGGTTTAGGACCCAAATAAACCCGTATACCCTTCTGAGTTTTGCGACTCGAGAAGACATCGGTGGTGGTCTAATTCTACGAGCCGGCTCACATATCTACGATCTCTCATTTCGCACACAGTTAAAGACAAATAAGACCAGAATCGCTGAGATATATCACGGTGTACAACGATAACCTGTTCCAGCAACTAGTCACAGCCAACTACCCCACGGGCGAGGTCATCGGGAGTGACCGCTTCCTCGTAACCGTCAAAGGACTCGATGGTGTCGGTGTCGGGGCGCTCGTCGTCTTCGAATCCGGCCAACGGGGCATGGTTAGAGAGCTTACAGATGAGACCGTTCTTATCCTGAACCTGCAGGGCGAGGAGACCAAGCTTGGTAGCTTAGTGGTTCTCCAGGACCACAGCATGAAGGCCGATGTTGGGGAAGCACTCATCGGCCGGATCGTTACTCCACTTGGCGAACCTCTCGACGGCAAGGGGCCGATTCGGTACGAAGCTCAGTGGCCAGTCTATAACGAAGCACCCGGGCTGATAGAGCGGGAGCTACTCAAAGATCAACTCAGTAGCGGAGTGACGATCGTCGACTTTCTCTTTCCTATCGTTTTGGGGCAGCGTATCGCCATCCTCGGTGACGCTAAGTCCGGTAAGACGTCATTCCTGCTGCAGCTCGGCATGAACCAGACCGGCACCGACCGAATCGTCGTCTATGTTTTAATCGGCAAGCGGCGAGTCGAGATCGGCCAGACCATCGCCACTCTTCGAGAAACAGGGGCAATGGCCAACAGCATCTTAATCATCGCCGACATGTTTGACTCACTGGCCCAGTCGTATCTCGCCCCATACATCGGCTGTGCCATCGCCGAATACTTATGGGCCAAGAAAGGTAAGGACGTCGTCGTAATTTACGACGACCTAACTAGTCACGCTAAGGTCTACCGCGAAGTTTCACTACTAACCAACGTCAGTCCGGGCCGTGACTCATACCCCGGCGACATGTTCTACGCGCACTCATCGTTGCTCGAACGGGCAGGCAAGTTGAAGAGCAACTCGAAAACGTTGACCGCCCTGCCAGTCGTCATCACACCTGGCGATGACATCACCGCCTTTCTGCCAACCAGTATTATGTCCATGACGGATGGCCAGATCATCTTCGATCTCCAGACATTTCGTCAAAATATCAGGCCAGCCGTCAATGTTGGTCTCTCGGTCTCACGTGTTGGGGGCCGGGCCCTTAACAACCGTCAAAAACTGCTCTCGGCAACTGTCACCAAACGACTGGCTGAATATCGACAGGCTCGTGAGTTTGCTCACTTCACTACCGATATCACACCTGAGTCTAAGCACGCCCTACAGCTTGGCATGCTGATCTACGAAGTCTTCCGACAAGGCCCGCGCGAACTTCACCTACCGCTTGTGCAGGAGCTCATGCTGGAGACGGTTATCGCTAGCGGTGGAACGTCTGCCCTGAATGTCAGTGACCTTAAGAAAAAGGCCAAGGAAGTCGCGCCAAAGATTAAAAATGCTGTCGACATCGACCTGGCTGTCCAGCAGTTACTCCAGACGACCCGTATTGGAGGCACCTTATGAGGCGATCCTTGGCTGTCCAGCAGGATATGCAGCAGACCGATACTGTCGAGTCGCTAACCGAAGTCTTTGAAGGTATTGCGAGCATCCATATCTCTAAAATCCGCAACCGGGTGGTCGCCAGTAAATCGTTCTTTGCCGAACTCTGGACGACCTACCAGGGTCTTAGAGTCGATCCTCGTGATCGACTAGCACGTACTCGGGCCATCCAGAAAGATCGTGACGTCATCGTTGCCGTCACCGGTGAGGGAAGCCGTCTGAGCGGATCAACCGACGAGAAGATTCTGGAGCAAGTGTTAACAGCATACCAAGGTACCCATAAGACAGACCTCGTCACCATTGGCAGCCACGGCTTTAGTTACCTAAACCGCAGAGGGATCCGAGTAGCTCACGCCTTCTCCCTGCCAATCAGCGACTTTAACTTCAGCGTCAACGACATGATCAAGGTTCTCAACGAATATCGACGTATCACCGTCTTTTATCAAACGTACGAATCGCTCAGGTCCCAGAAGATCGCCTCCATCAGCCTAACTTCCGCCGTGCGCAGCCTCGGTGAGGATGTCACAAATGCCACCGACGTCGTCTCCAGTCACGACTACATCTTCGAGCCAAACATAACCGAGATTGCGGACTACATGGAGTCAGTCATGATGGGCGTGGCCTTAATCCAGATCATCATGGAAGCCAAATTGGCCCAGTATGCCAGTCGCTTCAACGCTATGAGCAATGCCAAGCAGCAGGCCAAGGACCTTTTTGGTGAGTACCGAAGAGAGTTTAATCACGCTAAGCGAGCCGAGAGCGACGAACGGATCAAAGAAGTTATGAAGGTAGTACACCATGGACATAGTAGGACAGATTAAGTCCATCCGCGGCCTAATATGCGAAGTCGACATCGTCGGCGATCGCCCTGCGCCTAACGATTTGGTGGCCCTTGCCGACAATCCGAAAATTGTCCTGGAGGTTACTTCATATCCAACACCGTATGTGATGTTATGCGTCAATCTAACAGGGAGTTCAGAGGTCCGGCGTGGCGCCAATATCGTAGCCACCGGTGAGCCCGTCTCCGTCCCCATCGGTCCAGAAGTAGTCGGTCGAGTCCTGAACGCTACTGGTGAGCCAATCGACGGCAAAGGTCCAGTCAAAAGCAAGTCCAGGAAACCGGTTCGGGAACAGACGTCCGTCCATAACGGCTTCGTTGGCAAACCAGAGCTGCTCGAAACCGGTATCAAGATCATCGACTTTCTGACCCCGTTCATCAAGGGACGCAAGATAGGTATTATCGGCGGCGCCGGTGTTGGCAAGACCGTCCTGACCATGGAGCTTATTCACAACATTGCCAAAGATGACTCTAAGCTGGCCATGTTTATCGGCATTGGGGAACGTATCCGTGAGGGCCACGAGCTCTATCATACCTTGACCGAACGGGGAGTCATGGACAAGACAGTCATGCTGATGGGCCAGATGAACGAGACACCCGCCATGCGTACGCTAGTTGGGCTATCCGGAGCCACGGTGGCCGAGTACTTCAGGGATACTGAGAAGCGAGACGTTCTTGTCTTCGTAGATAACATCTACCGCTTCGTCCAGGCTGGCAACGAACTGGCGACCAGTCTTGGCATGATGCCGAGCGAGGGCGGTTATCAAGCGACACTCTTCTCTGACCTGCGACGACTTGAAGACCGTCTCAGTTCCAGCCGCGATGGCTCGATTACCTCAGTCCAAGCAATCTATATTCCCGCAGACGATCTGAGTGACCCGGCGGTCCAAGAGATCTCCCAACAGCTCGACTCAACAGTCGTTCTCTCCAGGAGCGTTGCCGAGAGTGGTATTCGTCCGGCCGTTGACATCACGCGAACCACCTCATCGCTACTTTCACCCGAGATCGTCGGAGACCGTCATTACCTCTTAGCAACCCAGGTCCAGACCATCATGCAGAAGTATGACTCGCTTAAGAACATCATCGCCATTATCGGTCAGAGTGAACTTTCTCCCGATGAGCGTCGCGACTACGAAAAAGCCCAGAAGCTGATCAACTTCTTTTCGCAGTCGTTTTCGGTCGCCGAAGAGCTGACAGGCACTAAGGGCGAGTACTTCACCCGCGAAGAGACGCTCAAGGGAATCGAGGAGATCCTGATATGAGCAGAGTTGCCCTTAGTGGTGAACCGAAGCTGCATGTCAAGATCCTCTCCCCTACCCAGGTCTACTACAACAGCCTGGCTCTCTCCGTCTCGGCTCGGAATAAAGTTGGGCCGTTCGACATCCTTGACGGACACGCCAACTTCTTCTCTATCCTGACAAAGGGCGATGTGTCGGTTAACATCGGTATGGGCTCTAAGATACTGACCTTCCCAATCTCTGGTGGCATCATGAAAGTGACCCAGAACAAGGTGACGCTCTTCGTCGATATCGACTCGGGTTACTTAGCCGCGACTGAAGCCAAATCAGCCAAAGCCTAACACTCAGTCTTTCCACAACTTTTCCACAGTTTGACCGCCTCTGTGTGACTCGGGGTTTTATTACAGGCATAAGCGTTGTATACTTTTGATGAGGTTTTAGAGAGACTAAAACAAAAATTTTTACAGAGGTGGAAGAGCGATCGCAATCGTCGAGCGCTCCCGCGGGAGCAAGCCCAGGCGTACAACCAGTTAGTACGCTTGATAATCAAGCTGCCCAAAATCCGGCAGTTGTTACTCAGACTGAACCGCAGCAGACCCCCGGTTTTGCTCCGACACCTGCTCCCGCAATTCAAGAGTCACCATCGCTATCTTTCTCGCAGAAGATGACCAGCTATTTTGGTGGTTTCCCCTACAAGATGGTCGGTCTTGGCTTGCTGGTCACAGCCATCTTGGTCGGAAGCGCATTGATCGCCGGCCATATCAGTACCGGACGCAATACCAATAACCACATCAATAACTCGGTAGGTAGTTCAAACAGCGCAAAGGGCAGCTTCAACGCCATGGAACTCCCCCTCGGCCAACTGGCTAATGGCAGTCAGCTTAATATCCAAAGCTCTCACAACTTAGTCATCAACGGTCAGCTTGATGTCAACAACTCCCTGGTTCTTTCCCCGAATGGCCAACCGACTAACGCAGTAGCCGGCCAGCTCTACTTTGACCAGAAGACTGACGAGCTCAGCTACTTCAACGGCAGTCAGTTTGTAAACCTGCTTGGCAGTTCTCAATCAAACTCAGCCCTCAACGGCTCGAGGGGCATTATCAACCTTGGCAACGGCCTGACTTCTTCGGGCGGCCAAATCTTTAACAGCGGCGTTCTCTCTTTGCAGGGTCAGGCGGGACAGATAAACCTAGGCAGCGGGTTAGCGATGAACGGCTCCACTTTGAGCGTCACCCAGTCCGGCAACGTATCGACTGGTGGTGCCGGCGGAGCAGCTGGCAGCCTAGCCGTATTCACGGGCGGTCAGACACTCGGTAACTCACTGATCAGTCAGACCGGTGCGACGGTTACCGTCAACGGCGGCTTGAACGTCACTGGAAATGTTAATCTGACAAACCCACTAGGTGTTGTACAAGGTGGCACCGGCGTTAGCAGTCTAGCTAGTGACGACCTCGTTGTCGGAGGCGGGACTGGGGCCCTCTCTACCATAGCCGCCAGCTCAGCGGGCCAATGTCT contains the following coding sequences:
- a CDS encoding lipase family protein, yielding MPQSKKPATPRGRKTAKERAHAKKELHKKRVRFAFLAGFVALIFAAGIIIYHISHESKAAKTVAVQTKRKTTSPTTNKPIIPPTPGTIDQIISTQTYPASTVTTLASQDYGKTVPASTHNVTQVLFTYYSQDTQNKPIVVYARAYIPQTSTAAPILGMAPGTTGIGDECAASLENVAISNWGNYESVMMAYASQGFAGVITDYEGMRDPSRIHHYMVGVLEGRAVLDSIKAFEKLPQAVGHLNTSQVFLAGYSQGGHSAFWADTLAASYAPSIKISGLVVWAPVLNVEQTLQGILSGSTLDWFGPYVLVSYSDYYHTNYNISNILLPKWSSNLDANVLGNCVGTAISFWGTNPAAVYTPQFISDLRSGTLPSSRYGSLQDDMAQNVTGDEPTATPKLIEQGETDNVVLASQAKDALPGICAASKGPVTLTLYPQNNHYTIMHSSFTNSISWMNGIDNGTVSTAPSCNTVGGS
- a CDS encoding GNAT family N-acetyltransferase — encoded protein: MNVFRSRRKKALNVVITPLRPSEVASLRRLFLHALETDFHYFPYEYRHLIARQNRHRHLLTAYLRKERVIYLAKQSQQLVGYVIAGMLPDGRGYIYWLYVDPTARGDKIGVKLVEQAKETLRKLGATEIDLVTYNFDKYYKKLGFEYSGTQEIHGVTLHEMTYNYHDHAPEQKTSDASRPKDGKRKGARQKRAS
- a CDS encoding metal-dependent hydrolase, yielding MTGRTHDLAAITALGAVAFALHPHTITLSTVLVAVFANQIGGITPDIDQPTAPLWKNLPIGHPLGKFTDALMGGHRFLTHSILGLALFGFLAFTLLKFLSPIMHSVDTMIVWWAFMIGMVSHLIMDSFTKEGVPWLLPITTKFGLPPEKALRITTGHFVELFIIFPALLLLDGWYCVSHYHHLLLLMHQYVI
- a CDS encoding F0F1 ATP synthase subunit delta, which gives rise to MNVRLPVELYSPDQLGIIMLELRTTIDTQRDAAVKAKVTNQAATGPKPHLSGLLTNTLIESKIETTDMASLEEMATQLRTIRDKAPVAHIILTASPTPALKAQLVRWFRTQINPYTLLSFATREDIGGGLILRAGSHIYDLSFRTQLKTNKTRIAEIYHGVQR
- a CDS encoding sodium-transporting two-sector ATPase; translation: MYNDNLFQQLVTANYPTGEVIGSDRFLVTVKGLDGVGVGALVVFESGQRGMVRELTDETVLILNLQGEETKLGSLVVLQDHSMKADVGEALIGRIVTPLGEPLDGKGPIRYEAQWPVYNEAPGLIERELLKDQLSSGVTIVDFLFPIVLGQRIAILGDAKSGKTSFLLQLGMNQTGTDRIVVYVLIGKRRVEIGQTIATLRETGAMANSILIIADMFDSLAQSYLAPYIGCAIAEYLWAKKGKDVVVIYDDLTSHAKVYREVSLLTNVSPGRDSYPGDMFYAHSSLLERAGKLKSNSKTLTALPVVITPGDDITAFLPTSIMSMTDGQIIFDLQTFRQNIRPAVNVGLSVSRVGGRALNNRQKLLSATVTKRLAEYRQAREFAHFTTDITPESKHALQLGMLIYEVFRQGPRELHLPLVQELMLETVIASGGTSALNVSDLKKKAKEVAPKIKNAVDIDLAVQQLLQTTRIGGTL
- a CDS encoding F0F1 ATP synthase subunit gamma, which encodes MRRSLAVQQDMQQTDTVESLTEVFEGIASIHISKIRNRVVASKSFFAELWTTYQGLRVDPRDRLARTRAIQKDRDVIVAVTGEGSRLSGSTDEKILEQVLTAYQGTHKTDLVTIGSHGFSYLNRRGIRVAHAFSLPISDFNFSVNDMIKVLNEYRRITVFYQTYESLRSQKIASISLTSAVRSLGEDVTNATDVVSSHDYIFEPNITEIADYMESVMMGVALIQIIMEAKLAQYASRFNAMSNAKQQAKDLFGEYRREFNHAKRAESDERIKEVMKVVHHGHSRTD
- the atpD gene encoding F0F1 ATP synthase subunit beta; this encodes MDIVGQIKSIRGLICEVDIVGDRPAPNDLVALADNPKIVLEVTSYPTPYVMLCVNLTGSSEVRRGANIVATGEPVSVPIGPEVVGRVLNATGEPIDGKGPVKSKSRKPVREQTSVHNGFVGKPELLETGIKIIDFLTPFIKGRKIGIIGGAGVGKTVLTMELIHNIAKDDSKLAMFIGIGERIREGHELYHTLTERGVMDKTVMLMGQMNETPAMRTLVGLSGATVAEYFRDTEKRDVLVFVDNIYRFVQAGNELATSLGMMPSEGGYQATLFSDLRRLEDRLSSSRDGSITSVQAIYIPADDLSDPAVQEISQQLDSTVVLSRSVAESGIRPAVDITRTTSSLLSPEIVGDRHYLLATQVQTIMQKYDSLKNIIAIIGQSELSPDERRDYEKAQKLINFFSQSFSVAEELTGTKGEYFTREETLKGIEEILI